From a single Methanocalculus natronophilus genomic region:
- a CDS encoding GNAT family N-acetyltransferase: MNNEKEREQERGQKGRFQQISLCIVQEWDPDEIISLYQEGGWWDDSWDRSKIPAMIRGSHRFIVAVDEITGSAVGMGRTISDGVSDAYIQDVVVRKEYRRCYIGVQIIRLLTRICEEEGILWIGLISEPGTLHFYKKIGFQPMEQYIPMIYKKEDDNALSQ; encoded by the coding sequence GTGAATAATGAAAAAGAGAGAGAGCAAGAGAGAGGACAGAAGGGGCGCTTCCAGCAGATATCTCTCTGTATCGTCCAGGAGTGGGATCCGGATGAGATCATTTCCCTCTATCAGGAAGGCGGCTGGTGGGACGACTCCTGGGATCGGTCAAAGATACCGGCAATGATCCGGGGAAGCCACCGGTTTATTGTTGCCGTGGATGAAATCACCGGTTCGGCTGTTGGAATGGGCAGGACAATATCTGATGGTGTATCTGATGCATACATCCAGGATGTGGTGGTCCGGAAAGAGTACAGGCGGTGCTATATCGGGGTGCAGATTATCCGGCTTCTGACCAGAATCTGCGAGGAGGAGGGGATACTATGGATAGGTCTCATATCTGAGCCTGGAACCCTGCATTTTTACAAAAAGATAGGCTTCCAACCGATGGAGCAATATATACCAATGATCTACAAGAAAGAGGACGACAATGCTCTCTCTCAATGA
- a CDS encoding DUF2156 domain-containing protein, whose protein sequence is MLSLNDFQPVSPENKDLIEQYLRSYPQEHSDNTIINMLCWNHYAHYHYAIADDALVIMTIVGGERTFRLPIGEQNDSLLRNLIALAAKEGGSIPLQILDSAGYAWLLRLYPHLPVIDDRDFADYVYLASDLADLKGRQYLTIRGEINRFRRLRDYTVAEMSGESMDEIREFLEKWCEWKHCDETPILAYERDAVFYAIDHFSLINASGMVVKTEEGIGAIAIYGELNPETLVIHFEKGLPGFEGIYKVINMETAAACQSRYTYINRESDMGVPGLREAKTRYHPHHMAPVRYVRKQDLDDLVLKGL, encoded by the coding sequence ATGCTCTCTCTCAATGACTTCCAACCGGTTTCACCTGAAAACAAGGATCTCATTGAACAGTACCTGAGATCATATCCCCAGGAGCATAGCGATAATACCATCATAAACATGCTCTGCTGGAACCACTATGCGCATTACCACTATGCTATTGCAGATGATGCGCTTGTCATTATGACCATAGTGGGGGGTGAGCGGACATTCAGGCTTCCAATTGGAGAGCAGAACGACTCGCTTCTCAGAAATCTCATAGCTCTCGCCGCAAAAGAGGGCGGGTCCATCCCGCTTCAGATACTTGATTCGGCAGGGTATGCGTGGCTCTTGCGCCTGTATCCGCACCTCCCGGTCATTGACGATCGGGATTTTGCAGATTATGTCTACCTTGCCTCGGATCTTGCCGATCTCAAGGGAAGGCAGTACCTGACGATCCGGGGAGAGATCAACAGGTTCAGGCGCTTACGGGACTATACAGTAGCTGAGATGTCAGGAGAATCAATGGATGAGATCCGCGAATTCCTGGAGAAATGGTGTGAGTGGAAGCATTGTGACGAGACGCCCATACTTGCTTATGAACGGGATGCTGTCTTTTATGCGATCGATCACTTCTCCCTGATCAATGCCTCCGGCATGGTCGTCAAAACCGAGGAGGGGATCGGGGCAATAGCAATCTATGGGGAACTCAATCCGGAGACGCTTGTCATCCATTTTGAGAAAGGCCTTCCCGGTTTTGAAGGCATCTACAAGGTGATCAATATGGAGACTGCAGCTGCCTGCCAATCGCGCTATACGTATATCAACAGGGAGTCTGATATGGGGGTGCCCGGTCTGCGTGAGGCAAAAACCCGGTACCATCCGCATCATATGGCGCCTGTCCGGTATGTACGGAAACAGGATCTGGATGATCTGGTTTTGAAAGGATTGTGA
- a CDS encoding methyltransferase domain-containing protein, with protein sequence MKLLFELSGEHPDLPAAEIGCVGRVCATAPQVAIADCQVPGDTIRLAQTHVVMEYLGSCPAEMDEITSLLRDLSLTAEKPFACRIKRIHPAILPESRPVIERIMGDYINGDVSLKAPGEEFRAIFSNDTCYLGRVIHHINRGSYAYRNPMRRKFFHPGVMMPLMARAMVNLTHVQPKEILYDPFCGTGGILLEGQLVGARVVGSDIDPAMIDGTRENLPHVACLRADTCQLPLADGSVDAVAADLPYGQSTSIKAASLDRLYAESLREIRRILKPGRRAVLVTHRTISPIAEEFFEIVHSFSQRVHKSLTRSIVVLG encoded by the coding sequence ATGAAACTGCTCTTTGAGCTCTCCGGCGAACACCCGGATCTCCCGGCTGCTGAGATCGGGTGTGTCGGCAGGGTTTGTGCAACGGCTCCACAGGTTGCCATTGCAGACTGCCAGGTTCCCGGAGATACTATCAGGCTTGCACAGACGCATGTTGTTATGGAGTACCTCGGGTCCTGCCCGGCAGAGATGGACGAGATAACCAGCCTTCTCCGCGACCTCTCCCTGACTGCAGAGAAGCCCTTTGCATGCCGGATTAAAAGAATTCATCCTGCGATACTACCGGAATCCCGACCAGTCATCGAACGGATAATGGGAGATTATATCAACGGCGATGTATCGCTGAAAGCACCAGGTGAAGAATTCAGGGCTATATTTTCAAATGATACCTGCTACCTTGGCAGGGTCATTCACCATATCAACCGGGGATCCTATGCATACCGGAATCCAATGCGGCGGAAGTTCTTCCATCCGGGAGTGATGATGCCCCTCATGGCACGTGCAATGGTAAATCTCACCCACGTACAGCCGAAAGAGATTCTGTATGATCCCTTCTGCGGGACAGGAGGCATACTCCTTGAAGGTCAGCTGGTTGGAGCACGCGTTGTGGGATCTGATATTGATCCCGCGATGATTGATGGCACCCGGGAAAACCTGCCCCATGTCGCCTGTCTCCGTGCAGATACCTGTCAACTCCCTCTCGCAGATGGATCAGTTGATGCGGTTGCAGCGGATCTCCCCTATGGCCAGTCAACCTCAATCAAAGCGGCAAGCCTTGACCGGCTTTATGCGGAATCACTCAGAGAGATACGGCGGATACTCAAACCCGGGAGGAGGGCGGTGCTCGTCACCCACAGAACTATTTCTCCGATAGCAGAGGAATTTTTCGAGATAGTTCACTCATTCTCCCAGCGTGTCCACAAAAGCCTGACCCGATCGATCGTCGTTCTGGGATAA
- the dnaJ gene encoding molecular chaperone DnaJ, with the protein MVAESYYEILGVPKNAPEKEIKRAYRNLARKYHPDVCKDEGAEERFKKINEAYSILSDADKRRQYDQLGHEAYTNASKGSYSGSGSGGYGFSSDFAGFGDIFDTFFGGRGSRSGPQRGADLLMRISVSLRDAVFGTDRDIKVMHAEACPSCDGTGSANKRQSVCSRCGGSGQMRSVSQSLFGQFVRMTTCTECNGKGRIPEQPCTSCNGSGHTQVQRTVTIHIPAGVESGMRLRMEGYGEAGDYGAATGDLYIEVMVESDTRFDRKGDTLETGVRISPAQAVLGSEVEIETIDNRRVNLKIPPGIQYGTALRIPGEGIRRRGRPGDLLVRVIIVTPKDPGSEVMELYEKIRELEERDGSGAEASTGKKGFFEKVMGR; encoded by the coding sequence ATGGTTGCGGAGAGCTACTATGAGATCCTCGGCGTTCCAAAGAATGCACCGGAGAAGGAGATAAAGAGAGCATACCGCAACCTTGCCCGGAAGTATCATCCTGATGTCTGCAAGGACGAGGGTGCTGAGGAACGCTTCAAAAAGATCAATGAAGCATACAGCATCCTCTCCGATGCAGATAAACGCAGGCAGTATGATCAGCTCGGCCATGAGGCATATACGAATGCCTCAAAAGGAAGCTACAGCGGTTCTGGCAGCGGAGGATACGGATTCTCTTCAGATTTTGCCGGTTTTGGAGATATATTCGATACATTCTTTGGTGGACGCGGATCCCGGTCAGGCCCACAGCGTGGGGCAGATCTGCTGATGAGGATCTCTGTCTCACTTCGTGATGCCGTATTTGGCACAGACCGGGACATCAAGGTGATGCATGCAGAGGCATGCCCCTCCTGTGATGGAACAGGCAGCGCCAACAAACGCCAGAGTGTCTGTTCCAGGTGTGGAGGGAGTGGCCAGATGCGATCTGTCAGCCAGTCGCTTTTTGGCCAGTTTGTCAGGATGACGACCTGTACCGAATGTAATGGAAAAGGCAGGATCCCCGAGCAGCCATGCACCTCCTGTAATGGCAGCGGACACACCCAGGTACAGAGGACAGTCACCATTCACATCCCCGCCGGTGTCGAGTCCGGGATGAGGCTCCGTATGGAAGGATATGGTGAGGCAGGAGACTATGGTGCCGCAACCGGAGATCTCTATATCGAGGTGATGGTCGAGTCCGATACGCGGTTCGATCGAAAAGGAGATACGCTCGAGACCGGTGTTAGGATATCACCTGCACAGGCGGTTCTCGGATCAGAAGTTGAGATCGAGACGATTGATAACCGCAGAGTCAACCTGAAAATCCCACCAGGCATCCAGTATGGTACAGCACTCAGGATTCCAGGTGAAGGAATACGTCGCCGGGGTCGTCCGGGCGATCTGTTGGTACGGGTCATCATCGTCACTCCAAAGGATCCAGGTTCTGAGGTCATGGAGCTGTATGAGAAGATCCGTGAGCTTGAAGAGAGAGACGGATCCGGGGCTGAAGCTTCAACCGGGAAGAAAGGTTTCTTTGAAAAAGTGATGGGCAGGTAA
- the dnaK gene encoding molecular chaperone DnaK has product MSGEKILGIDLGTTFSCMAIMEGGTSKVIPNSEGARTTPSVVAFSKDGERLVGSVAKRQAVTNPTRTIASIKRKIGTEETVAIGDKKYSPQEISAMILQKLKVDAESYLGEKITKAVITVPAYFNDAQRQATKDAGKIAGLEVMRIINEPTASSLAYGLDKEGESTVLVYDLGGGTFDVSILTLGDGVFEVLATNGINKLGGDDFDDRIIDFLVDDFKQKEGIDLRKDPVALQRLKDAAERAKIELSSLQKTNINLPYITTTDSGPKFLDVDLTRAKLEQLIGDLVEKTVGPVKNALKDAGLETKDINHVLLVGGSTRVPLVVETVKKVTGKEPDKGINPDECVALGAAIQGAVLSGEAKDVVLLDVTPLTLGIETLGNIATPLIERNTTIPTRKSQIFSTAADGQTSVEIHVVQGERQFARDNFSLGRFQLTGIPPAPRGVPQIEVTFDIDANGIVHVSAKDLGSGNEQSITITGKKDLSDDEIEKMVQDAQLHEEEDKKKREEIEIRNNADMAVYSAEKLIKESEDKLDAEDKTAIEEATAALRTALEGEDTVAIKEKMDALQEAVFKVTTKIYEKAGQEAQEAAGAEGEAAKDDTVVDADYEVKKE; this is encoded by the coding sequence ATGAGTGGTGAAAAGATTCTGGGCATTGATCTGGGAACGACGTTCTCCTGCATGGCAATCATGGAAGGTGGAACCTCAAAGGTGATCCCAAACTCCGAGGGTGCACGAACAACGCCATCAGTTGTTGCATTCTCAAAAGACGGAGAGCGCCTTGTTGGAAGTGTTGCAAAGCGTCAGGCTGTGACAAACCCGACAAGAACCATCGCCTCGATCAAGCGAAAGATTGGAACAGAAGAGACAGTCGCAATCGGCGATAAAAAATATTCTCCACAGGAGATCTCAGCGATGATCCTTCAGAAGCTCAAAGTAGACGCTGAGTCCTATCTCGGGGAAAAAATCACAAAAGCCGTCATCACTGTCCCCGCATACTTCAATGATGCACAGCGCCAGGCAACAAAGGATGCCGGCAAGATTGCAGGCCTTGAAGTGATGAGGATCATCAACGAGCCGACCGCAAGCTCGCTTGCATATGGTCTTGACAAGGAAGGTGAATCGACTGTTCTTGTCTATGATCTGGGTGGAGGTACATTTGATGTCTCGATCCTGACACTTGGTGATGGTGTCTTTGAGGTACTGGCAACCAATGGTATCAACAAGCTTGGTGGAGACGACTTTGACGACCGGATCATCGATTTCCTGGTTGATGACTTCAAACAGAAGGAAGGAATCGATCTCAGAAAAGATCCGGTAGCACTCCAGCGCTTAAAAGATGCAGCAGAGAGGGCAAAGATTGAGCTTTCGTCACTACAGAAGACCAATATCAACCTCCCCTACATCACGACAACCGACTCAGGACCGAAGTTCCTTGACGTGGATCTGACCCGTGCAAAGCTCGAGCAGCTGATTGGGGATCTGGTTGAAAAAACGGTAGGCCCTGTGAAGAATGCACTGAAAGATGCAGGTCTTGAGACAAAGGATATCAACCATGTCCTGCTTGTTGGCGGATCCACACGGGTTCCGCTTGTTGTTGAGACAGTCAAAAAAGTAACAGGCAAAGAACCTGATAAGGGAATCAACCCCGACGAATGTGTGGCACTGGGAGCAGCAATCCAGGGTGCAGTCCTCTCAGGGGAAGCAAAGGATGTTGTTCTCCTGGATGTGACCCCGCTCACGCTCGGTATTGAGACCCTCGGCAATATTGCAACACCCCTCATTGAGCGGAACACAACCATCCCGACCCGGAAGAGCCAGATCTTCTCAACCGCAGCAGACGGGCAGACAAGTGTCGAGATCCATGTTGTCCAGGGTGAACGGCAGTTTGCACGAGACAATTTCTCACTCGGGCGGTTCCAGCTCACGGGCATCCCCCCCGCACCACGCGGAGTTCCCCAGATCGAGGTGACATTCGATATTGATGCAAATGGCATCGTCCATGTATCAGCAAAGGATCTTGGTTCTGGTAACGAGCAATCCATCACCATCACCGGAAAGAAAGACCTCTCAGATGATGAGATCGAGAAGATGGTGCAGGACGCCCAGCTCCATGAGGAAGAAGACAAAAAGAAGCGTGAGGAGATCGAGATCAGGAACAATGCCGACATGGCTGTCTACAGCGCGGAAAAACTGATCAAAGAGAGCGAAGACAAGCTTGATGCCGAGGACAAGACCGCGATCGAGGAGGCGACAGCAGCCCTTCGGACCGCACTTGAAGGCGAAGACACTGTCGCAATCAAGGAGAAGATGGACGCTCTCCAGGAAGCTGTCTTCAAAGTCACAACAAAGATCTACGAGAAGGCCGGCCAGGAAGCACAGGAGGCAGCCGGGGCTGAAGGTGAAGCGGCAAAAGACGACACCGTCGTCGACGCAGACTACGAAGTCAAAAAAGAGTGA
- a CDS encoding nucleotide exchange factor GrpE, whose protein sequence is MEDDEKKRQEGAMSEEMIEREETIDPSHMISRAEYDELNEKFLRLAADFDNYKKRMAREQEQFIRFANERFALDVLEILDNLERALKADDRDLREGLVQIHKLFLSVLERNGITPIECLHTRFDPNEHEAIAHVNSDHEDGVIIDEVVRGYCMHDKVIRCAKVAVAKGNE, encoded by the coding sequence ATGGAGGATGATGAAAAAAAGCGACAGGAAGGGGCCATGAGCGAAGAGATGATCGAGAGGGAAGAGACAATTGATCCTTCTCACATGATCTCCCGGGCAGAATATGACGAACTCAATGAGAAGTTCCTCCGGCTCGCCGCTGACTTTGACAATTATAAAAAGCGGATGGCACGGGAACAGGAGCAGTTTATCAGGTTCGCAAATGAACGGTTCGCACTTGATGTCCTGGAGATCCTGGACAATCTTGAACGTGCCCTCAAGGCAGATGACAGAGATCTGAGAGAGGGACTGGTTCAGATTCATAAGCTCTTCCTTTCAGTCCTTGAGAGGAACGGCATCACCCCAATTGAGTGCTTACACACCCGCTTTGATCCAAATGAGCATGAAGCGATTGCGCACGTCAATTCAGACCATGAAGATGGTGTGATCATTGATGAAGTGGTGCGCGGGTATTGTATGCATGACAAAGTAATCAGATGCGCCAAAGTGGCAGTAGCAAAAGGAAATGAATAA
- the purH gene encoding bifunctional phosphoribosylaminoimidazolecarboxamide formyltransferase/IMP cyclohydrolase → MKTALLSVWDKTGIIDFARFLHEQGIALLSSGGTAKALSEASLPYTEVSQYTGSPEMMDGRVKTLHPKIHGGLLGRRGTDDAVMAEHGIEGIDILCVNLYPFEKMSAENLPIEDLVEFIDIGGPAMIRAAAKNYRDVCVVCDPADYPVITEAVTAGTITTTLRLRLAKKAFARTAAYDAAISNHLHSLDSVFPDVLTVQYQGGRILRYGENPHQQAAVYGTTGIAGSIPVQGKPMSYNNYLDLHAAVGLLREFDDAACVTVKHNNPCGVAIGSNLLEAYIRSRDVDPVSAYGAVVAMNRGVDSDVADAICSTFVEVVVAPSYTPEAREMMKAKENMRLLTLPPPILSDEIRSIDGGALLMRTPPYREHWEVVSEREPTAAELEAMRLAWRVCKHTKSNTIIFASNEETLGIGAGQMSRVDAAKIAIQKAGKPLEGSVVASDAFLPFPDTLLVAADAGATALIQPGGSIRDAEVIEAANQRNMAMVFTGVRYFRH, encoded by the coding sequence ATGAAGACAGCTCTCCTCTCTGTCTGGGATAAGACAGGAATAATCGACTTTGCACGTTTTCTACACGAGCAAGGCATCGCTCTTTTGAGTTCCGGTGGTACGGCAAAGGCGCTCTCGGAAGCCTCCCTTCCCTATACCGAGGTTTCGCAGTATACCGGATCGCCTGAGATGATGGATGGACGGGTTAAAACGCTCCACCCGAAGATCCATGGCGGGCTCCTCGGCAGGCGTGGTACTGACGATGCGGTGATGGCAGAACATGGAATCGAAGGTATAGACATCCTCTGTGTCAATCTCTATCCATTTGAGAAGATGTCGGCAGAGAATCTTCCAATCGAGGATCTTGTCGAATTTATTGATATCGGTGGTCCTGCAATGATCCGGGCTGCAGCGAAGAATTACAGGGATGTCTGTGTGGTCTGTGACCCGGCTGACTATCCTGTCATAACCGAGGCTGTCACAGCAGGTACTATAACCACCACGCTCCGTCTCCGGCTTGCAAAGAAGGCATTTGCACGGACAGCTGCATATGATGCTGCGATCAGCAACCATCTCCACAGCCTGGACTCCGTTTTCCCCGATGTGCTGACGGTTCAGTACCAGGGAGGCAGGATCCTGCGGTATGGTGAGAATCCCCATCAGCAGGCAGCAGTCTATGGGACAACCGGTATTGCAGGTTCTATTCCCGTGCAGGGAAAACCGATGTCATACAATAATTACCTTGATCTCCATGCTGCTGTCGGCCTGCTCAGGGAGTTTGATGATGCCGCGTGTGTCACGGTGAAGCATAATAACCCCTGCGGGGTCGCCATCGGCTCAAATCTGCTTGAGGCATATATCAGATCACGTGATGTTGATCCGGTCTCTGCATATGGAGCAGTTGTTGCGATGAATCGGGGGGTTGACAGTGATGTTGCAGACGCGATCTGCAGTACCTTTGTTGAGGTCGTTGTTGCCCCCTCCTATACTCCGGAGGCACGGGAGATGATGAAAGCCAAGGAGAATATGCGGCTCCTGACGCTCCCTCCCCCCATACTCTCTGATGAAATCCGATCCATTGACGGGGGTGCCCTCCTGATGCGGACCCCTCCATACCGCGAACACTGGGAGGTGGTATCCGAGCGTGAGCCAACCGCAGCAGAGCTTGAGGCGATGCGGCTTGCCTGGCGGGTCTGCAAGCATACCAAGAGCAACACCATCATCTTTGCCAGCAATGAGGAGACCCTTGGGATTGGCGCAGGACAGATGAGCAGGGTGGATGCGGCAAAGATTGCAATCCAGAAAGCCGGTAAGCCCCTGGAGGGATCGGTTGTCGCCTCAGATGCCTTCCTCCCGTTCCCGGATACGCTTCTGGTGGCAGCAGACGCGGGTGCAACCGCGCTTATCCAGCCGGGTGGATCGATACGGGATGCAGAGGTGATAGAGGCTGCAAACCAGCGGAATATGGCCATGGTCTTCACCGGTGTGCGGTACTTCAGGCATTAA
- a CDS encoding DUF4013 domain-containing protein has translation MEYGQMLGDSFEYTKECLVGKWMKWVLLIISAIIFPLLYGYLVRIFKGTKPAPELEDWGSLFIDGIKLLIVGIIYALPVLIVAFLLMGGTMFAAAMGGDMGAAVGAMGALTGMLVVFILAFIIWLFVPMAYIRFARTGSIGEAFNFSAILGHIGKVGWINYIIALIILGVVIALVQFVLGIIPIIGWFLMIVLIPAFAIFGARYITLIYDSVPA, from the coding sequence ATGGAATACGGTCAAATGCTTGGTGACTCTTTTGAGTATACGAAGGAATGCCTGGTTGGCAAGTGGATGAAGTGGGTTCTCCTCATCATCTCTGCAATCATCTTCCCTCTCCTGTACGGCTATCTGGTACGAATCTTCAAAGGGACAAAACCCGCGCCTGAACTTGAGGACTGGGGGAGTCTCTTTATTGACGGTATCAAACTACTGATTGTCGGTATCATCTATGCACTTCCTGTCCTGATTGTAGCATTCCTCCTTATGGGTGGTACAATGTTTGCTGCTGCCATGGGAGGAGATATGGGAGCAGCTGTTGGTGCAATGGGTGCCCTGACAGGCATGCTTGTTGTGTTTATTCTTGCCTTTATAATCTGGCTTTTCGTCCCGATGGCATATATCCGGTTTGCCCGGACAGGCTCAATCGGTGAGGCATTCAACTTCAGCGCTATCCTGGGACATATCGGAAAGGTCGGCTGGATCAACTACATCATCGCGTTAATTATCCTTGGAGTCGTCATCGCACTCGTCCAGTTCGTCCTGGGTATCATCCCGATCATCGGCTGGTTTTTGATGATTGTCCTCATACCTG